The Arctopsyche grandis isolate Sample6627 chromosome 5, ASM5162203v2, whole genome shotgun sequence genome includes a window with the following:
- the LOC143912072 gene encoding brain-specific homeobox protein-like encodes MELRKGFDAKLMRQNDSEDLNRSMEEPSCKTSFLIEDILFRGNRNKPFDRRQERREPDQESLGHYEAARSSSPKRVGFQGCYGLNEGHGFRPAAPAGMAGHEGYIQVAMGALGAYLNTGPGPYKSVDTPYFLSQGLPYHALFGPSDLSLSALKHCRRRKARTVFSDPQLTGLEKRFESQRYLSTPERVELASALSLSETQVKTWFQNRRMKHKKQLRKAQHQDKDRPRPDTSVVDFSNKQSSPERSQISSIPRLKLPQRDGYPILPFRNNDDHTDTDMSNHSDSDIDIVGENSVNSYNG; translated from the exons ATGGAGCTAAGAAAAGGCTTCGACGCTAAACTTATGCGACAGAACGACAGCGAGGACCTGAACCGGTCCATGGAAGAGCCGTCGTGCAAGACGTCCTTCCTGATCGAGGACATCCTCTTCAGGGGGAATAGGAATAAGCCGTTCGACAGGCGGCAAGAGAGACGGGAACCTGATCAGGAGTCGTTAGGTCATTACGAGGCGGCAAGGAGTTCGTCGCCGAAGAGGGTCGGTTTTCAGGGATGCTATGGATTGAACGAAGGTCATGGGTTCAGACCTGCGGCTCCTGCTGGAATGGCTGGTCATGAAGGATACATCCAGGTGGCGATGGGAGCTTTGGGAGCTTATCTCAACACCGGTCCAGGTCCTTATAAAAGTGTCGACACGCCGTATTTTTTATCGCAAG GATTACCGTATCACGCCCTTTTTGGCCCATCAGATTTATCATTATCCGCTTTAAAACACTGCAGAAGACGAAAAGCTAGGACAGTATTTTCAGATCCACAACTTACag gTTTAGAAAAACGATTCGAATCGCAACGCTACCTTTCAACTCCAGAACGTGTGGAATTAGCTAGCGCTTTAAGCCTTTCGGAAACCCAAGTCAAAACCTGGTTCCAAAACAGACGCATGAAACACAAAAAACAACTTAGAAAAGCCCAACACCAAGACAAGGACAGACCCAGACCAG aTACGTCAGTAGTTGATTTTTCAAACAAACAATCGTCTCCAGAAAGATCCCAG ATATCTTCGATACCGAGATTGAAACTTCCTCAAAGGGACGGCTATCCAATTTTGCCGTTCAGAAATAATGACGATCATACAGACACGGATATGTCTAATCACAGTGACAGTGACATTGATATAGTCGGAGAAAACAGTGTTAATTCGTATAACggataa